The stretch of DNA gggaggggaggggtgttcTCTGTGTAGTCCTCTAGCCCTGCCAGGACCCTGGGTACTATGACAGGGAAGTCCTGGGGCaggatgtctctctcctctgcagagctgcctaCAGACCCTGTCTCTTCCACAAACTCATTCATCTTGGCCTCCGCCAGGCTGGTCTCCACAGTGATGGCTGTTGACACGGTGTCGCCACTGGCGTGGTCTTGGTCGTTGTCCAGGGCCATCAGCAGCTGCTCGCTCTCCTCTGTAGAGAAGTCTGCTCCGTAATGCCCCCTCCTGGTGCGGAGGTCAGCCATGCTGCTGGTGTCAGTGTCCAGGCTGGACTCTCGGCTAGCAGTCCAGCTGCGAGTGGAGGACCCCTCCTCCCCGTCCGAGTAGGCTCCCCGTAGTGCCCCCCTGTGGGATCCCCCGCCCCCTGGCTTGCTGGTCCGGGTCCTCTCCAGGTCCTTGACCGTCTCGCTGCTGAAGGAAGTGCGGTTGACCAGGGTGCCCTCAGAGGATGGTGCCATCTTCTCCACAAACATGCGCTGCCAGTTGGCCAGCAGGTCCTCCTCAGAGCTGCCTGAGCTGGCGAAGGCGCTGGGGGGCTGAGGGGGGCTGCTGAAGGGGCTGGACTGACTGGAAATGGGGTCTCCTGTGTCCAGCTGAGTAGGTGTGCGGCAGGGGTCACGCTGCCCCCCTCCCCCTGAGGAGGAGGAAGCCCCAGAGCGCCAGCCCCCGTCCGACACAGCGGGGCTGTTGGGCACAGTGCGCTGGCGCTCGTTCTCCTCGTCGTTTTGcaccaggctgagggagatggcCTGGCGCGTTGCGTAGGTGCAGTTGGGCAGGGGgctgttcttggggatcttcaccTTGTCGTCCGAGGAGAACTCGATCACCTTGCGGCCGGGGTAGAGGGGATGGGGCGGAGGGGGGGCTGGGTAGGGGTTGAGCTTCTCAAAGGCcccaccaccctcctctcctgGCTGGGCATCTGCTGACAGGCTGCTCTGGCTCCGACACATTCCGTTCTGCTGGAGGAGCTCTTGTGCCTGGTTGCTTTGGGCTGGGACTCTGCTGCTGTGGCGGGGACCCCCATTCTCTCGACCCCCTCTTCCTGCCTCGGCCTGGGGCCCCGTCATgtccacatgcacaaacacatccTCTGCCTGGGGTCGGCCTGCGCTGCTGCTGGACTGGGCAGAGTTGAGCACCAGAGGCTCAGGCTTCTCCAGTACACGGGCGATGACGGAGGTGGGCACCACATCGGCAGGCGTCAGGCTCATGGTGTCGGAGTCCTGGCCCTGGGCCCCCTGGGAACTCTTATCCGGCAGACTGGCCTTCATGTGCTTGTTCACCATGTCCTGCAGCTCATAGGGCAGCTGGAAGACAGAGGAGACACAAACATAAAAACGTGACATGTTCCACAGACAGGCAAAAAAGACCATGTCAAAATCAAAAAGTTGAAGGCTATTTTAAACTAGAGTCCTGTGGTACACTAAAGTACTACATATTACAGACGTAACTTGTATAAAAAACATGGTAACAAATAATGAGAACAACTCCCAACTGCAGTATCTCCCAATTCCCTCCATTAAGTGGAACGACTTTAAAAACCTGCATCTCACAAGGGCTGACAAATCTTTCTCGACTTGCGCTTTTAAAACAGCCTGTGAAGCCACTAAGAACTCACAGTGGGAGTATTTACAACCTCATGTCAAATGCAATAAGCCTTAAAACTTTTCCTAATAACCGAGTAGCAAAAACGTAGCACTCATATCCCTCCTATGCAGGGACTTTGTGCTCCGATCCAAATTAGAAAGCGGCACATCTCAGTAGCATACGAGTGGAGTCAGTATTGTCAATAGTTCCAGATTATTTATAAAAGAGCTGCTATGATCCTGTAGTGGATCAGTCTCCCTGTGTAAAAGCAGTGAGTGACACTAACACATGGCAGCCAGATCAGACATGACACTGGGCTGTCTGATGCCGAATATGTGAATGGAAGAGAACGATCTATCTGGTGGGTTACCTTCAGAGAGGACTATCTCAACCTCAATCAGCGCTGTGAAGGAGACTGTCTCCTGTTGCCTTTCTTCCCTGGCCACCAAATGTCTCCTTGTCCCCGACTCCCCATTCACAGGAAATGAATAGCagaaagaatgaaaaaaaaaaaaaaatctctcaccTCTAATGAGATAACTGAAGGGtggcgagaaagaaagagaaagtgagtaGAGAGAGTAAAGGAAAAAAAAGGCAGGCATCTAGGGCCCTTCTATCACGSTAATACTGGGTGTGAAGAGGCAGGGCAGAGATATTGATTTGTGGAAAATgggcagagagaagaggtgaTTCCACAGCACCCACTGCCTGATGCCCTAACGATCCTGGTGAGCAACGATCGGACAGCCCGCCCTCCTCCCGTTCACTTCCTCTGGTCACCCGGTCGGGGCCGGATCAATAAAACAGCACAGGGCTGCCAGGATGACCCCTGAATTTTATATGACATACCCCTGACCTCTGGGCCAATTACGTATAGAGAGCTAACAGGCTGCCTAGAGTTACAGGTCataaccaatgatgtatatacactagatgactgacaaggagcgctgtgttgaagccactgcgcctccatcttggcactcacatttgtaaaaaaaaaaaaaaaaaaaaaaaaaaacattttggaaggtatagaaatgcatttattaatgtttacatttgtttttccCACGTTTATTGTAATAGACACATTAATGCATACTTTCAAATTTTATAGTTTGAGctaaacatatacagtgcattcgggaagtattcagacccctctactttttccacattttgttaccttacagccttattctaaaatggatgaaattggtttttccccctcatcaattcacacacaattccccaaaatgacaaagctaaaaaagtttatataaaaaataaataattagatgtcacatttacttaagtttcagaccctttactcagtactttgttgatggggagcatcacttcagttattttcagttctctccagagatgttcgatcaggttaaagtccgggctctggctgggccactcaagaacattcagagacttgtcccgaagccactcctgcattgtcttggttgtgtgcttagtgttgttMtcctgttggaaggtgaacctttccaaatcatgtctaatcaattgaatttaccaccaggtggactccaatcaagttgtagaaacatcaaggatgatcaatggaaacaggatacacctgagctcaatttcaagtctaatagaaaagggtctgaatgcttatgtaaataaggtctgtttttttatttgtaataaatgtgcacaaaaattaaaaacctgttttcactttgtcattattgggtatagtgtgtaggttgatgaggattttttaaatttatttaatcaattttctaataaggctgtaatgtaacaaaatgtggaaaaagtcaaggtgtctgaatactttcagaatgcactgtatgtaaaaaaGATTATCCTAAAAGTATACTTTTTCCAAAGGTTCTAATGTTAATGtctccactacaacaacaaatacGTTTGTCCTTTaaacatttcattgaaatacTGTTGATTTACGTTAATTCTTATGCTGTTCCTTCTGGGGAGTgacaatatggccgaccggtggcttcaaagcctcattggccaatacatagcatcagcaatccaaggtttatatacagtaccagtcaaacgtaaggaaacacctactcattctggggtttttctttgtttttactcatttctacattgtagattaatagtgaagacataaaaactatgaaataacacatatggaatcatatagtaaccaaaaaagtgataaaacaaatcaaaatatatttaaaattcttcaaagtagccacccttcgccttgatgacagctttgatttgtttaacacttttttggtgactacatgattccatagttgttgtcttcactattattctacaatgtagaaaatagtaaaaataaagaaaaaccctggaatgagtaggtgtttcctaacgtttgactggtactgtacatcactgGTCATGACGAGCTAACAAGCAGCTACGCATCACGTCCATGGTACTGTGTTTTAGAGCCTTAACTAAAGACACGCAATAGCTGTAGCAAAAAGTGTTACATTATTCAGTGAGTTAGAGACCTTTTTAGAGACCATTCTTTCCTATAGAACACTGGCTGTATTATTACAGGCACTGCAGGCAATCACCGTGACGTAAATCCACACGGGCCCATTGATGGCCACAGTCATGGTCATTTTACATGCTTTTGTATTAACTGCTTGTGCGCTGAAAATGTTATCAATTAGCATAAACGCATCAATAGAGGGCCAGTTTGAGGCAAAGTGGGCATACTATATATGGCATAATGCCTGGGTAGACAAAAGCTGAGCTTTCTCATAGAACAATTACATGTGCWGCAGTGTGAATTGGTGCTCACAGACAGCCAATCCACTCTAGCGAGTAGCCTCAGGACTGGGCTGCTGGGCAACTTCTGCAATGCTGTATAATTGACTTGTTTCCTTAGGCAATCTTCAGAATTCATTAAATCTCCCACAGATGGCTGCTGCCCGCCTGATAAGATGATTTGTATACACAGCTTCGTTTCAGACCACCTCCCAGGGAGCAGCGCATCTGGACACAGGATAACTCaatgctgtctgtctgccctcctgtctgtctccttgcCTGTCCTTGTCCATTCTGCAGGATCTTTTCCCAGGAGGACGCCGTAACCATGGTTATCCATGTTGCCCTTTGGTGTGCTTTTATCGGCT from Salvelinus sp. IW2-2015 linkage group LG25, ASM291031v2, whole genome shotgun sequence encodes:
- the tjap1 gene encoding tight junction-associated protein 1 isoform X1; its protein translation is MTSATPARKPYRKAPPQHRESRNSLPSFLEDLSGSTPPAPANTAGPNPPDPCQDSLSDADRIKILQQQNEDLRRRLSHTTHKMEAMETEFETSRHYMQGEMGRTRDDLEKMRDKFRRLQNSYTASQRANQDLEEKLHSLLRKVERDKKTTDQEIVELTNKLLDAKNTIDKLEELNERYRQDCNLAVQLLKCNKSHFRNHKFADLPYELQDMVNKHMKASLPDKSSQGAQGQDSDTMSLTPADVVPTSVIARVLEKPEPLVLNSAQSSSSAGRPQAEDVFVHVDMTGPQAEAGRGGRENGGPRHSSRVPAQSNQAQELLQQNGMCRSQSSLSADAQPGEEGGGAFEKLNPYPAPPPPHPLYPGRKVIEFSSDDKVKIPKNSPLPNCTYATRQAISLSLVQNDEENERQRTVPNSPAVSDGGWRSGASSSSGGGGQRDPCRTPTQLDTGDPISSQSSPFSSPPQPPSAFASSGSSEEDLLANWQRMFVEKMAPSSEGTLVNRTSFSSETVKDLERTRTSKPGGGGSHRGALRGAYSDGEEGSSTRSWTASRESSLDTDTSSMADLRTRRGHYGADFSTEESEQLLMALDNDQDHASGDTVSTAITVETSLAEAKMNEFVEETGSVGSSAEERDILPQDFPVIVPRVLAGLEDYTENTPPLPGNSSTTTPGRPLKSPKRMGVHHLHRKDSLTRAQEHGNLLD
- the tjap1 gene encoding tight junction-associated protein 1 isoform X2, which codes for MTHGRSRQVSKRRDQNVLCCLCSHHPSLFFPPPPLSLSVSLIRSLSLMLLLRDGLSHHHQAAISQTWVYALRKVERDKKTTDQEIVELTNKLLDAKNTIDKLEELNERYRQDCNLAVQLLKCNKSHFRNHKFADLPYELQDMVNKHMKASLPDKSSQGAQGQDSDTMSLTPADVVPTSVIARVLEKPEPLVLNSAQSSSSAGRPQAEDVFVHVDMTGPQAEAGRGGRENGGPRHSSRVPAQSNQAQELLQQNGMCRSQSSLSADAQPGEEGGGAFEKLNPYPAPPPPHPLYPGRKVIEFSSDDKVKIPKNSPLPNCTYATRQAISLSLVQNDEENERQRTVPNSPAVSDGGWRSGASSSSGGGGQRDPCRTPTQLDTGDPISSQSSPFSSPPQPPSAFASSGSSEEDLLANWQRMFVEKMAPSSEGTLVNRTSFSSETVKDLERTRTSKPGGGGSHRGALRGAYSDGEEGSSTRSWTASRESSLDTDTSSMADLRTRRGHYGADFSTEESEQLLMALDNDQDHASGDTVSTAITVETSLAEAKMNEFVEETGSVGSSAEERDILPQDFPVIVPRVLAGLEDYTENTPPLPGNSSTTTPGRPLKSPKRMGVHHLHRKDSLTRAQEHGNLLD